Genomic segment of Schistocerca piceifrons isolate TAMUIC-IGC-003096 chromosome 1, iqSchPice1.1, whole genome shotgun sequence:
CCACCTGCTCCACCTCCTATGCTGCCACTGCTGGCATCACTTTTGCTACTGGATCCACTACCAGCACCTCCTCCAAAACCTCCAATGGCAGGAACTCCGCTTCCTATACCTCCAAATCCACCAGCACCACCTTTTCCACCACCAAACCCTCCCGCTCCACCACCCAAACTTCCTGAACCTCCAAACCCTCCTACTCCTCCACCTACACCTCCTGCTCCACCTCCATAACTTCCTGCTCCTCCAAACCCACCCGCACCCCCTTTTCCACCTCCAGCTCCACTTCCCAAACCCCCTGAGCCTCCAAACCCTCCAGCTCCACCACCCAAACCCCCTGAACCTCCAAATCCTCCTGCTCCTCCACCTACACCTCCTGCTCCACCTCCATAACTTCCTGCTCCTCCAAATCCACCAGCAGCCCCTTTTCCAGCTCCAAAGCCTCCAGAACTACCGCCCAAACCTCCGGCACCACCAAAAGATCCTGCACCACCACTTGCACCACCTGACCCACCTCCAAAACCTCCTGCACCTCCAAATCCTCCACTGCTACCTTTACCACCTTCTAAACCTCCAGTTCCACTGCCAAGACCTCCAGCTCCTCCAAATCCTCCTGCACTACTGCCTGAGCTACTTGAACTTCCTCCAAATCCTCCTTTTCCACCAGAGCCAaatcctccacctccacctcctatTCCCCCAACTCCTCCCACACCGCTGCCTGCACCACCAAGCCCTCCTGCTCCTCCAAATCCACCAGCACCCCCTTTACCACCTCCAAAGCCTCCAGTTCCTCCACTGAACCCTCCTGTACCTCCAGAGCCCCCAAAACCACCTGCTCCACTCCCTGAACCAGCTCCCCCAAATCCACCAGCCCCTCCTTTACCACCTCCAAACCCTGTCCCTCCACCAAGCCCTCCTGCACCTCCAAATCCTCCTGACGCCCCACCAAGCCCTCCTGTACCTCCAAAGCCTCCTGATCCTCCACCAAGCCCTCCAGCACCCCCAAATCCGCCTGCTTCACTCCCTGCACCTGCACTCGCTCCTGCCCCTCCAAAACCACCTGATCCTCCTTTTCCACCTCCAAAACCGCCAGACACACCTCCAAGGCCTCCAGACCCTCCAACACCACCAAAGCCACTGGATCCACCACCTCCATAGCTACCGGCACCTCCCTTACCACCCCCAAAGccaccacttccaccaccaaatcCTCCAGTGCCACCAGAACCTCCAAACCCACCTGCTCCAGTTCCTGAGCCAGCACTACCACCTCCAAATCCTCCAACACCTCCTTTACCACCACCAAAACCTCCTGCACCTCCACCACTTCCAAAACCTCCTGCTCCTCCACTGCCTCCAAAACCTCCAGATCCTGCACCCCCAAAACCACCAGCTCCACCAAAACCACCAGAACCACCTCCAAGTCCTCCTTTACCTCCTCCAAATCCTCCAGATCCACCAAAACCACCAGATCCTCCTaggcccccaccaccaccaccaattcctCCAGGACCTCCAATTCCACTTCCAAGACCTCCAGCTCCACCACCAATGCCTCCACTGGCAGCATCACTCTTACTGCTAGAACTGCTACTACTTCCAGCTCCTCCTCCTATGCCACCTCCAATCCCTCCAGAACCACCTCCTAGTCCACCAGCTCCACCAAAACCGCCTGGTCCCTTACCACCAAAACCTCCTGCTCCTCCACCAATACCTCCACTACCTCCTCCAAGCCCTCCAGAACTGCCCCCTAATCCACCACCTCCACCAAAGCCACCTGGTCCCTTACCACCAAAACCTCCTGCTCCTCCACCAATACCTCCACTACCTCCTCCAAACCCTCCAGAACCACCTCCTAGTCCACCAGCTCCACCAAAGCCACCTGGTCCCTTACCACCAaaacctcctgctcctcctcctcctcctcctcctcctcctcctcctcctgctcctcctagGCCTGCTGAACCGCTACCAAAACCTCCTGATCCACCCAGACCACCTGTGCCTTTTCCACCAGCTCCAAATCCTCCAGAACCCCCCAGGCcacctgcaccaccaccaccaaagccACCTGAACCTCCCAAACCTCCTCCAAATCCACCCAAGCCTCCTGCACCTCCATGTCCTCCAGAACCACCCCCAAATCCTCCCAAACCTCCAGAACCACCTCCAAAACCTCCAGCTCCTGCACCAGCCTGTGAGGAACTACTGCTTTGGGACCCTGTACCTCCGCCACTACCACCAAAGCCTCCAGGACCCTTGCCGTCAAAGATAAATCCTCCGTCAGGGCCGCCACCAAAGCCTCCTAGCCCTCCTGATATTGAACCACTACTCGAGGATGACTGTGCACTTGAGCTACCTGTAAAAGTCAAACAAAGCTCCATTATTCTTCAAATAAACTCCAGCTGGAAAAGTGTTGCGGCAATGGATGTGCTGAAAAATATTGAGGTGTGTTGAACGATACTGgaacatttttttatatgtttgaCTTCCTTTTTAACTTTTCTAGATCTTTATGGGTTACTAAATGTGAATACTTTCTCTGTGAACGGATACTGTGAACAAATGTTTAAGTTTTCTTTTGGAGCGCTGTATTACTTCGGAGTTATTACGATAAACAAGCtttgaatatttttttgtgtatttaattGTAGCACACATCTTAAACATATTCCCTTGAATAGAAAAACTGTATGTATGCTCTTATTAAGCTTTTGACATAGGGACTACTGTGATAGAACATTTGTTAAAATCTGAAGCAAAACTTATCACACATGTATTTGGGAAATGCATTTATGACACAAGAGCTGAATCTGTTGGTACATATCAGATTCGTTTGCACTATTAGCATCAGTAACATACAAATGGGAAGAATGTACACTGTGCTGGTAGTCTTGATTCTACAATTAGCATTTTATCCTGTTATTTTTTCGAATAGTTGTGCTTCATAGTATTGCAGTCCTCATTCGAAaaaaatacaggatgttaacaaaaaGTGTCATATTCCTACAAGAGATAATATTAGTTAAAACTAGACAAAAAGTTCCTATAATGTCAATCTATCCTCTCATTTCCATATGTCTAAGTAGACACTACAGGAAATGCTGCATGTGGTTATCACACATCCTGACACATCCTCCAGTCTTCCTTCACAGTGAATTATACGCTTTTTCAGATACGTCTTGTTCATTGGAAATCTTCACATGTACCGCACATTGTCGTTGGGTTGGGCACACCAATGCTGTTAAATGTTCCCATTGCGAGAAATTCACAGATTCAGGTCCAGTGAATGGGGATCACATGCAGGTGGACCTCCTCGATCAACACATAGCCCAAAAAACGTTATAACGAAGTAGTGGCGCACGATCCATAGAAAAGAGCGCGCCATAGTGCATGAACCAACGTCGTCGCCTTTCTGAAAGGGTGAAGTTCACCAACAGTGCTGGTAACTCTTCGCGCAAAAATCGGTGACACACAACACCTGTTACACTGAGGTGTCAGAAGTAATGGGattgtgtcggacgtccttttggccagcgtagtgcagtaactccacgtggtatggactcaagaaGTTGTCGGAAGTCCTCTTCAGAAgtactgacccatgctgcctctatactcGTCCATACCTGCGAAAGCTTTGCcactgcaggatgttgtgcacgaactgacctctcgcttatgtctcataaatgttcgatgagattcatgttgggcgatttgAGTTGcgaagtcattcgctcgaattgtccagaatgttcttcaaaccaatcgcgaacagttgtggccttgtGAAATGTCattgttgtttggtaacatgaagtccatgaatggctgcaaatgctctccaagtacccaaccataatcatttccagtcaatgattggttcagtaggACCAGAAGATCCACTTCATTTCacgtaaagacagcccacaccataatgatCCTACAACCAGCTgccccagtgccttgttgacaacttgggcccatgactCCATGGGATCTCCGCctcactctaaccctaccatcagctcttatcaactgaaaccgggactcatctgaccagaccacggttttcccgttgtctagggtccaaccaatatggtcacgaccccaggagggcactgcaggcgatgtcgtgttgttagcaaaggcactctcgtggGTCGTCTGCTGCGATAGCACATTAACACCAAACTTggtagcactgtcctaacggatcgtttcgtcgtacgtctcacactgaTTGCTGGTGTtacttcacgcagttttgcttgtctgttacactaacaactctacgcaaacactgctgttgtcggtcgttaagtgaaggctgccggtcACTGCGTTGtgtgtggtgagaggtagtgcctggaaTTTCGTATTCTTGGCATAATGTTGACACTGTTTATCTAGGATTTCCCTAACGTCTGTTTatttccatcgtgcggccataaccacttcagaaaccttttcacatgaatcccctgagtacaaatgacagctacgacaatgcactgcccttttacactgcccttttatacctcgtataTGCGATACAACCGCtacctgtatgtgtgcatatcgctatccgacgACTTTTTCAGTGTAATCTGTCTGGTTGTTTGTTGTAGGTCTCTGACAATTCATATGATGCATTGATACTGAAGCGAGTCTGCTGTCTCGCCTCCTTATATGTTTGAAGATTTGTGCCTACCTAAACATGCGTATTGTGTAATTTAGTATGCCATCTCCTGCAAATAAAATGCAGGCTGTTAACAACGGATCTTCagcccatatctcaacaggtattggttttcAGACATATCGTTAAAGTaccttttcttctagttttgaccaatactacctcctGCAGTAACATGTGACACTTTTTTTCTAGCAACTTGCATATTAAAAGCGTTTTGGGTAATAGGAATACAGAAACATAACCAGTTGGATGTAGACAATCTGATTGATTTCCAAGAATAATTAATGAAATGTTAGAGCTGTTGACATTGTGGGTCATCCCCAGTACATTCCTTTCAGAAGTTGACATATAAAACCACTTTTAAGTGTCTACATAAGCACCCTTTAGTGTAAGAAATACGGACCCAGATATTATATAATGTGCACAGGGGGAATGCCCAAAGTTGTGGTATATGATAATGCTACTTTTTCTGAATACGAATCCAATACTGAGACAAGGTCCCTGACGTAACGCTGTTGCTCTTAACGACATTTCGATTGTGTTTAGTTTAGGTATCATATTAATGTTGTGTTCTTTACTAGGATTCGAATCCGTCACTGTGGAACTTTTGAAGTGTGGAGTTCTCCTCGGTTGGCTCAAATGATTCACAGAGAATCCTTTGCACACTCTGCTGGATTAACATTCCCGGAAGAAATGATGCAGCGGGGAAAAGGCTGGTTCTGAGACTAGGGCGttgcttccagaatgaatctttcactctgcaccgAAGGGTGCtcttctttgaaacttcctggcagattaaaactgtgtactggactgggaCTCTGTGTGATGTTCGGCTGGGCTGGAATCGTGAGGGGATAGCTCAGACGGTGAGAGCATTGTCCATGAAGAACAAAGTTCGTTGTTCGAGCCCTGGTTGGGCATATTATTTAGTCTGGCAAGAAATTTCAGAATAGTCTGCTGATAACTCCCTTCGAAGTTTCACTGTATGAAACTGAACATTAATTTCTCGTTTTGTTCAAGCAACAGACATTTTAAGGTACCGATTACATTTCAACAACCTTTATTTCGGGCAGTAACACTGTTGTAGAGTTCGCAGCAGAGTGTTGCCATGGAAATGAGTTTACAGTGCACTCAGGATTTTTCAGCAGTCAGTACTTCATTTTCAATCGTTAGGAGCCTAAGGACGTTGAGCTGGGAGGACTTTTTCTCGGTTGGTGCCAGCCCTTGCGATCAAACAATATCATATTATTGCAGTAGCAACTGCGGTCTGCGGAAGGAACGTGTGTTATTATTGCAAATGTCTACATGTTTCAATTAAGCGAAACAATTATACCTTAGTTATCTGGGTGTCCCACTTCCGCTTTCATAGACTCTCAGTGTAAAGCACCAAGTACGAGCCTCATGTACTCTCTTGTCTTCTCCTTACCCTGCTTATCTTCCTTTCACGCTTTAGTCGTTATACTGGGAGGGGCTTCTTTCACTCTCCCAGCAACCATCCCTACTCTCTACCCCCTCCCGACCAAAAAATCCTACTACAAAGCTATAGGGAAAAACGCACACAGCATTCAGCATGAAAAATTCAAGAGGACCATGTATTCTAAAGATAAAGCTACAGTATGTTATAATACTAGTTGTGTTCAATAGCAATGCCGACAAGGCTCCATATGTATGAACAAATGCAAAATGTAG
This window contains:
- the LOC124783843 gene encoding uncharacterized PE-PGRS family protein PE_PGRS54-like isoform X2 — encoded protein: MAAHRRTAHLLVAYLLVATATATPDIGYGLRPKGKSSSGSSSSSSAQSSSSSGSISGGLGGFGGGPDGGFIFDGKGPGGFGGSGGGTGSQSSSSSQAGAGAGGFGGGSGGLGGFGGGSGGHGGAGGLGGFGGGLGGSGGFGGGGAGGLGGSGGFGAGGKGTGGLGGSGGFGSGSAGLGGAGGGGGGGGGGGGAGGFGGKGPGGFGGAGGLGGGSGGFGGGSGGIGGGAGGFGGKGPGGFGGGGGLGGSSGGLGGGSGGIGGGAGGFGGKGPGGFGGAGGLGGGSGGIGGGIGGGAGSSSSSSSKSDAASGGIGGGAGGLGSGIGGPGGIGGGGGGLGGSGGFGGSGGFGGGKGGLGGGSGGFGGAGGFGGAGSGGFGGSGGAGGFGSGGGAGGFGGGKGGVGGFGGGSAGSGTGAGGFGGSGGTGGFGGGSGGFGGGKGGAGSYGGGGSSGFGGVGGSGGLGGVSGGFGGGKGGSGGFGGAGASAGAGSEAGGFGGAGGLGGGSGGFGGTGGLGGASGGFGGAGGLGGGTGFGGGKGGAGGFGGAGSGSGAGGFGGSGGTGGFSGGTGGFGGGKGGAGGFGGAGGFGGGSGGASGGAGSFGGAGGLGGSSGGFGAGKGAAGGFGGAGSYGGGAGGVGGGAGGFGGSGGLGGGAGGFGGSGGLGSGAGGGKGGAGGFGGAGSYGGGAGGVGGGVGGFGGSGSLGGGAGGFGGGKGGAGGFGGIGSGVPAIGGFGGGAGSGSSSKSDASSGSIGGGAGGGAGGLGGAAGPGGFGGAGAGGFGPGGPGSNGGLAGTGGIGGGGIGRPGGFGSKGPGGFGGTGGLGGGPGGAGGFGGGAGGFGGGAGGAGGAGGFGGFGGEGVSGGGFGGKLSGGGPGGFGGPPGGFGGFFGGGSGSSSKSSSSSSSGSFGTGGSGSDSSSNTISGNFGTPGFGGSGSGSFSSSSSSSSSFSGSGGHSKGPKAYGR
- the LOC124783843 gene encoding uncharacterized PE-PGRS family protein PE_PGRS54-like isoform X1, whose translation is MAAHRRTAHLLVAYLLVATATATPDIGYGLRPKGKSSSGSSSSSSAQSSSSSGSISGGLGGFGGGPDGGFIFDGKGPGGFGGSGGGTGSQSSSSSQAGAGAGGFGGGSGGLGGFGGGSGGHGGAGGLGGFGGGLGGSGGFGGGGAGGLGGSGGFGAGGKGTGGLGGSGGFGSGSAGLGGAGGGGGGGGGGGGAGGFGGKGPGGFGGAGGLGGGSGGFGGGSGGIGGGAGGFGGKGPGGFGGGGGLGGSSGGLGGGSGGIGGGAGGFGGKGPGGFGGAGGLGGGSGGIGGGIGGGAGSSSSSSSKSDAASGGIGGGAGGLGSGIGGPGGIGGGGGGLGGSGGFGGSGGFGGGKGGLGGGSGGFGGAGGFGGAGSGGFGGSGGAGGFGSGGGAGGFGGGKGGVGGFGGGSAGSGTGAGGFGGSGGTGGFGGGSGGFGGGKGGAGSYGGGGSSGFGGVGGSGGLGGVSGGFGGGKGGSGGFGGAGASAGAGSEAGGFGGAGGLGGGSGGFGGTGGLGGASGGFGGAGGLGGGTGFGGGKGGAGGFGGAGSGSGAGGFGGSGGTGGFSGGTGGFGGGKGGAGGFGGAGGFGGGSGGASGGAGSFGGAGGLGGSSGGFGAGKGAAGGFGGAGSYGGGAGGVGGGAGGFGGSGGLGGGAGGFGGSGGLGSGAGGGKGGAGGFGGAGSYGGGAGGVGGGVGGFGGSGSLGGGAGGFGGGKGGAGGFGGIGSGVPAIGGFGGGAGSGSSSKSDASSGSIGGGAGGGAGGLGGAAGPGGFGGAGAGGFGPGGPGSNGGLAGTGGIGGGGIGRPGGFGSKGPGGFGGTGGLGGGPGGAGGFGGGAGGFGGGAGGAGGAGGFGGFGGEGVSGGGFGGKLSGGGPGGFGGPPGGFGGFFGGGSGSSSKSSSSSSSGSFGTGGSGSDSSSNTISGNFGTPGFGGSGSGSGSFSSSSSSSSSFSGSGGHSKGPKAYGR